One region of Bacillus pumilus genomic DNA includes:
- a CDS encoding PTS fructose transporter subunit IIB, producing the protein MKIVGVTSCPAGLAHTPMAAKALENAGKQLGHEIKIEQQGIMGQVNGITPEEARQADLCIIASNQHINDAERFSGIPTVRVEIGRALKNAEQIITKAVALVEKKKSESQ; encoded by the coding sequence ATGAAAATTGTCGGTGTCACTTCATGTCCAGCAGGGTTAGCTCATACACCAATGGCAGCAAAGGCGTTAGAGAATGCGGGTAAACAGCTCGGTCACGAGATCAAAATCGAGCAGCAAGGAATTATGGGACAGGTGAATGGCATTACACCAGAGGAAGCAAGACAGGCAGACCTTTGTATCATTGCCTCCAATCAGCATATCAACGATGCGGAACGTTTTTCAGGCATTCCCACAGTACGTGTCGAGATCGGACGCGCCTTAAAAAATGCCGAGCAAATCATCACAAAAGCTGTAGCACTTGTTGAAAAGAAAAAATCTGAATCTCAATAA
- a CDS encoding PadR family transcriptional regulator — protein sequence MNAQLKKGLLEFCVLAVLKKGDSYGYQMIKDMSHCIEISESTLYPILKRLEQNNYVETYSQEHNSRLRKYYRMTKSGREHMAQFLAEWDQVMAIYDFISGGQGNE from the coding sequence ATGAATGCACAATTAAAAAAAGGTTTACTGGAATTCTGTGTACTGGCGGTATTAAAGAAAGGCGATTCCTATGGTTATCAAATGATTAAAGATATGTCCCATTGTATTGAGATTTCAGAATCGACATTATATCCGATATTAAAGCGATTAGAGCAAAACAATTATGTGGAGACCTATTCCCAGGAACATAATAGTCGATTAAGAAAATACTACCGGATGACAAAAAGCGGCCGTGAGCATATGGCGCAGTTTTTAGCGGAATGGGATCAAGTGATGGCGATTTACGACTTTATTTCTGGAGGACAGGGCAATGAATAA
- a CDS encoding PTS sugar transporter subunit IIA: MFQKDHVFTQVDGRSKNEILQYIAEKAEDLQITNDQAGLLSDLLTREDEVSTGLQQGFAIPHTKSSAVQTASLLFLELEQPIEWGSFDDLPTSYLFTLLVPLEEANVTHLKLLSGIATSLMEPAFIEKIQPGQTADYYYEVIEQQLKEGITQ, encoded by the coding sequence TTGTTCCAAAAAGATCATGTTTTCACACAAGTAGACGGACGATCAAAGAATGAGATTTTACAATACATTGCCGAGAAAGCTGAAGACCTTCAGATTACAAACGATCAGGCGGGGTTATTATCAGATTTGTTGACTCGCGAAGACGAAGTCTCAACAGGACTTCAGCAAGGCTTCGCCATTCCTCATACAAAAAGCTCCGCTGTTCAAACGGCTTCACTTCTTTTTTTAGAGTTAGAACAACCGATTGAATGGGGAAGCTTTGACGATTTGCCCACAAGCTATTTATTTACACTGCTCGTTCCATTAGAAGAAGCAAATGTCACACACCTGAAATTACTGTCAGGCATTGCGACAAGCCTCATGGAACCTGCTTTCATCGAAAAGATTCAACCAGGTCAAACCGCTGACTATTATTACGAAGTCATTGAACAACAATTGAAAGAGGGGATTACACAATGA
- a CDS encoding PTS fructose transporter subunit IIC codes for MKAKLKVIEGHLMTGISYILPVIIGASLIVGLAKLVGLGFGVSDLNAYKDAGGILHGAYLMEQVGWTGIGLMNVLLAGFIAYSIADKSGLSAGFIGGALASSTNAGFIGAVIAGFFAGYVALFVKRKIQIKGSAAGLVPLLILPLITVGLTGLLMSVLLGGPLGALNTALIEWIKGMVADGTSTLALALILGAMIGFDLGGPVNKSAWMAGNALFLSGVYLPAILVNIAIVIPPLGYGLATLIRKRNFSPTFREAGRGGLVMGIIGITEGAIPFTLVNPLKLIPLNVVACAAGSGVAALLGVHDIMPPIGGLYGFFSVGNWWAYLIGALTGALVIGIGANLLVNFSEKKEPKTPEHDQKQKEEDDFDLVLEG; via the coding sequence ATGAAAGCAAAATTAAAAGTCATTGAAGGCCATCTCATGACCGGTATTTCTTATATTCTTCCTGTAATCATTGGTGCCTCCCTTATCGTTGGTTTGGCGAAACTAGTCGGATTAGGGTTTGGTGTTTCAGATTTAAACGCCTATAAAGATGCTGGCGGCATACTGCACGGCGCCTATTTAATGGAGCAGGTTGGTTGGACAGGGATTGGCTTAATGAACGTCCTGCTCGCTGGATTTATCGCCTATTCGATTGCGGATAAATCAGGGCTTTCGGCCGGTTTCATCGGTGGTGCCCTTGCCAGCTCAACGAATGCTGGATTTATCGGTGCCGTTATTGCAGGCTTCTTCGCAGGATATGTCGCTCTTTTTGTGAAACGAAAAATTCAAATTAAAGGCTCCGCAGCCGGACTTGTTCCTCTGCTCATCTTACCGCTCATTACCGTTGGCTTAACTGGACTTCTCATGTCCGTTCTGCTGGGCGGGCCATTAGGTGCTTTGAACACAGCATTAATTGAATGGATCAAAGGTATGGTCGCTGACGGGACAAGCACACTCGCACTCGCTCTCATTCTAGGTGCGATGATTGGCTTTGACCTTGGCGGACCAGTGAATAAATCTGCTTGGATGGCAGGTAACGCGCTCTTCCTATCAGGCGTCTACCTCCCTGCCATTCTCGTCAATATTGCGATTGTCATTCCGCCGCTTGGATACGGGCTTGCGACATTGATTCGAAAACGCAATTTCTCTCCAACCTTTAGAGAAGCAGGACGTGGCGGCCTTGTCATGGGCATTATCGGTATTACGGAAGGGGCGATCCCTTTTACTCTCGTCAATCCATTGAAATTGATTCCGCTCAATGTTGTCGCATGTGCTGCTGGAAGCGGGGTTGCTGCATTATTAGGTGTCCATGACATCATGCCGCCAATTGGCGGGCTATACGGCTTCTTCTCAGTCGGAAACTGGTGGGCTTATTTAATTGGAGCTCTCACTGGCGCACTCGTCATCGGTATTGGCGCCAACCTGCTTGTCAATTTCTCTGAGAAAAAAGAACCAAAAACGCCGGAACATGATCAGAAGCAGAAAGAAGAAGACGATTTTGACCTTGTACTAGAAGGATAA
- a CDS encoding S8 family peptidase: MFKKQVKSCVIVLMAIILCMAALPGYEAAAASKGTNVNEAIGLKNGEVISGTLQNEMEESWYQITPSAQEVAKHTHMKISVKSKQVLSVSVYPSKDRAMKDDTYSRYRVDTASGETEIDFPHAWSGPYFVKVLYLGSEEDSRDEEEDAAYTIGYKGANLPPSEPVFPEDDEPGIIIIERKYGREILQSIRTIEDKRFNETPNGQKLSRVLQKTKPFLKSKLIKQKNEQQKVYNHLLTLKSLLNDVEKNGAFSGHIVTEKEQQAIRSLFDMLKEASPAYLKKELEAVSQKIGINQLEGKSVGYVLEKQKLVKEEKVKTNKIIFKLKDGQTLQSAKKKMKSYGIQENRVTSQSVSPLFKGMYVYDVPAGQESAGKTLKAGKAVIKSTARKLSSMPNVEFAEPVQTYRALSSDAQYGYQWPLKNSAQNSGKKGADVKFEQMNTLIGTSKMKQTLIAVVDTGVDSRLTDLSGTVRTDLGANLIGRNKDAIDDNGHGTHVAGIIAAKADNHYSMAGLNQHTGIIPVKVLDAYGFGDTEHIALGIKHAVDKGAKVINMSLGGYYSRVIEYAMNYAAQRNVLVVVASGNDGVPEMGYPATSKYAMAIGASNRMDIAAEFSSFGKGLSMSAPGSDIPSLMPDGNVSYLSGTSMATPYVAAAAGLLLSKNPTLKPNQVRNILQSTADNISFTSVDGTDDVFYDENDEPIVDPKIPGIDWMTGHGRLNAFAALSAVELNASVSKVEDQHQKVTGKAKAGAAISVYRGKTLLGKGTAGKNGTFSVKIKHQNKNKVLHIKISKGKAATTLKTVVKKGKAPAKPKVGKVTVKSKTVKGTAGAGLTIKVKNKSKKVIKTVKTNNKGAFTAQIKPQKAKTVLYVTASDVRKRESKAVKVVVVKK, from the coding sequence ATGTTCAAAAAGCAGGTCAAATCATGTGTGATCGTACTCATGGCCATCATTCTCTGTATGGCGGCATTACCTGGATACGAGGCAGCAGCTGCCAGTAAAGGAACAAATGTCAATGAAGCCATTGGGTTAAAAAATGGTGAAGTCATCTCAGGGACATTACAGAATGAAATGGAAGAGTCATGGTACCAAATCACGCCATCAGCACAAGAGGTGGCAAAACATACACATATGAAAATTTCTGTGAAAAGTAAACAAGTATTATCCGTATCGGTCTATCCAAGTAAAGACAGAGCGATGAAGGATGACACTTATTCGAGATATCGTGTGGACACTGCAAGTGGAGAGACAGAGATCGACTTCCCGCATGCATGGTCAGGTCCTTACTTTGTCAAAGTGCTCTATTTAGGGTCGGAGGAAGACAGCCGTGATGAGGAAGAGGATGCGGCTTATACAATCGGGTATAAAGGAGCTAACCTTCCGCCCTCTGAACCCGTTTTCCCTGAAGACGATGAGCCTGGTATCATTATTATTGAGAGAAAGTACGGGCGAGAAATTCTCCAATCGATTCGTACAATCGAAGATAAACGTTTTAATGAAACACCAAATGGTCAGAAGCTGAGCCGTGTGCTCCAAAAAACAAAGCCATTTCTCAAATCGAAGCTCATCAAACAAAAAAATGAGCAGCAAAAGGTATACAATCATCTGCTTACATTAAAGTCACTGCTAAATGACGTAGAGAAAAATGGTGCATTTAGTGGTCATATCGTAACAGAAAAAGAACAACAGGCGATCAGGTCCCTTTTTGATATGCTCAAAGAAGCAAGTCCGGCTTATTTAAAAAAGGAATTAGAAGCCGTCAGTCAAAAAATTGGCATCAATCAGCTTGAAGGAAAATCAGTTGGTTATGTATTAGAGAAACAAAAGCTTGTAAAAGAAGAGAAGGTTAAAACGAATAAGATCATTTTTAAATTAAAGGATGGCCAAACACTTCAATCTGCGAAAAAGAAGATGAAAAGCTATGGCATCCAAGAAAACCGTGTGACATCACAGTCAGTCAGTCCTTTATTTAAAGGAATGTATGTCTATGATGTGCCAGCAGGGCAAGAATCAGCTGGAAAGACTTTAAAAGCAGGCAAAGCTGTCATCAAAAGCACTGCAAGAAAGCTGTCCAGCATGCCGAATGTTGAATTTGCGGAGCCTGTTCAAACCTATCGCGCGCTAAGCAGCGACGCGCAGTATGGTTATCAGTGGCCGCTGAAAAACAGTGCGCAAAACAGCGGGAAAAAAGGCGCTGACGTCAAATTTGAACAAATGAATACACTGATTGGCACAAGCAAAATGAAGCAAACATTAATTGCAGTTGTGGATACAGGTGTAGACAGCCGTTTGACTGATTTAAGCGGGACTGTTCGTACGGACTTAGGTGCGAATCTCATTGGAAGAAACAAAGATGCGATTGATGACAATGGACACGGTACGCATGTGGCGGGCATCATTGCCGCAAAAGCCGATAATCATTACTCGATGGCAGGTCTTAACCAACATACGGGCATCATTCCTGTGAAGGTGCTGGATGCCTATGGCTTTGGAGATACAGAGCATATTGCACTTGGAATTAAGCATGCAGTAGATAAAGGCGCAAAGGTCATCAACATGAGCCTTGGTGGCTACTACAGCCGGGTAATTGAATATGCAATGAACTACGCGGCTCAAAGAAATGTACTAGTGGTTGTGGCGAGTGGAAATGATGGCGTTCCAGAAATGGGCTATCCTGCGACATCAAAATACGCAATGGCCATTGGCGCAAGCAACCGTATGGATATTGCCGCTGAATTCTCAAGCTTTGGTAAAGGACTGAGCATGTCTGCACCAGGATCTGATATTCCAAGCTTAATGCCCGATGGGAATGTCTCATACCTGAGCGGGACATCAATGGCGACACCATATGTGGCCGCGGCAGCAGGATTACTTCTTTCTAAAAATCCAACCTTGAAGCCGAATCAAGTAAGGAATATCTTGCAAAGCACAGCCGATAATATTTCCTTTACTTCTGTTGATGGAACAGATGACGTTTTCTATGATGAAAACGATGAGCCAATTGTCGATCCGAAAATTCCAGGGATCGATTGGATGACAGGACATGGCAGACTGAATGCATTTGCTGCTTTAAGTGCTGTCGAACTGAACGCATCTGTGAGCAAAGTGGAGGATCAGCATCAAAAGGTGACAGGTAAAGCAAAGGCTGGCGCTGCTATTTCTGTGTATAGAGGCAAAACACTGCTTGGAAAAGGCACAGCAGGCAAAAATGGAACCTTTAGCGTGAAGATCAAGCATCAGAACAAAAACAAAGTCCTTCACATTAAGATTTCAAAAGGAAAGGCCGCTACAACGCTCAAAACAGTCGTCAAAAAAGGCAAAGCACCAGCTAAGCCGAAAGTGGGCAAAGTAACGGTTAAAAGTAAAACGGTCAAAGGGACTGCGGGTGCAGGATTGACCATTAAAGTGAAAAATAAATCAAAGAAAGTCATCAAAACGGTAAAAACAAATAACAAGGGCGCATTTACTGCCCAAATAAAACCGCAAAAAGCCAAAACAGTCTTGTATGTGACCGCTTCTGATGTGAGAAAAAGAGAAAGCAAAGCGGTGAAGGTTGTTGTTGTGAAAAAGTAA
- the mngB gene encoding mannosylglycerate hydrolase, protein MTVNVHVIPHTHWDREWYFTTSRSRIYLMKSVMDILDTLETDERFHYFMLDAQASLLDDYLKWRPEDENRIKKLVTAKRLIIGPWYTQTDQLVISGESIVRNLQYGIERCQQFGHVMKVGYVPDSFGQSAQMPQIYRGFGIVDTAFWRGVSDHMTNHTEFNWQGADGSEVFAVNLPFGYYYGGNIPEKDEDLQAFLSEKIGALQAKATTKNVYFPNGFDQAPIRKNLPDLLEKANELDEHHYQISSLEDYIAAVKKERTSFETLKGELIHAKHMRIHKSIFSTRADLKILNNQIENYLVNVMEPILTISYSLGHDYPHDTVRDIWYLMFENAAHDSIGGCNSDTTNQDVFFRYKQAKEIAENLVDLHMRLIAIRLQTEQEITFTLFNTLPSKRSEVIEVETFITERPFTLKDANGKTLHYTVKNKTDVTDYVLAQQISLNPSKDVYMPKQVWKAVLLIEAADLPSVGYTQVSMVFDESSESAWEQTEEHAIENTYYRIAANDNGSLEITDKQTGRTFSEQMIFEDNGDDGDSYNYSPPREDLYVSSKDLSSADITVSKSGLQEELTVQLTLTVPYDLEERSQQSVTTSLPITVKVALNKDEPVIRFHVDVDNHALDHRLRVLFDTGIASKVSLSDQQFGTIERPTELTQELEWWSNEHWEEKPITIEPMQSFTALRDEAYGVALLTDCVREYQITGESYTTIAYTLFRCFGKMGKENLLYRPGRASGEKIVETPDAQLQGALSFSFGMHYSKNAVSEGHLAQLAKRYTTPVQCYERADFLNGRLIFSFRDEKEDLQSTYSLLDIETDGAILSALKKEEHGTGIVIRLFNPFLTRQTAASINSSPLQHGETANLGETPEGHILKAQHGSLHIEPLTPCQVQTYIVKKK, encoded by the coding sequence ATGACTGTTAATGTACATGTGATTCCACATACTCACTGGGACCGGGAATGGTATTTCACCACCTCCCGCTCCCGTATCTACTTAATGAAAAGCGTAATGGACATTTTAGACACTCTTGAAACAGATGAAAGGTTCCATTACTTCATGCTCGATGCCCAAGCATCCTTACTGGATGATTACCTCAAATGGCGTCCAGAGGATGAGAATCGAATCAAAAAGCTCGTCACAGCCAAACGTCTCATCATCGGCCCGTGGTATACCCAAACCGACCAGCTCGTCATTTCAGGTGAATCCATTGTACGGAACCTGCAATATGGAATTGAACGCTGTCAGCAGTTCGGTCATGTGATGAAAGTCGGTTATGTCCCTGATTCCTTTGGTCAATCCGCACAAATGCCTCAAATTTACCGCGGCTTCGGCATTGTGGATACAGCTTTTTGGCGCGGCGTTTCAGACCATATGACGAATCACACTGAATTCAATTGGCAAGGGGCTGACGGCAGTGAAGTCTTTGCGGTGAACCTGCCATTTGGCTACTACTACGGTGGAAATATTCCCGAAAAAGATGAGGACTTACAAGCCTTTTTATCTGAAAAAATCGGTGCGCTGCAAGCAAAGGCAACCACAAAGAATGTCTATTTCCCAAATGGCTTTGACCAGGCACCGATCCGCAAAAACCTGCCTGACTTATTAGAAAAAGCCAATGAACTGGACGAGCACCACTATCAAATCAGCAGTTTAGAAGATTACATTGCAGCAGTGAAAAAAGAGCGGACGTCTTTTGAAACTTTAAAAGGAGAGCTCATTCATGCGAAGCATATGCGAATTCACAAATCTATTTTTTCAACACGGGCTGATTTAAAAATCTTAAACAATCAAATTGAAAACTATCTCGTCAATGTGATGGAGCCTATCCTCACGATCAGCTATTCACTCGGACACGACTATCCGCATGATACGGTTCGTGATATTTGGTACCTCATGTTTGAAAATGCAGCGCATGACAGCATTGGCGGCTGTAATAGTGATACGACGAATCAAGATGTCTTCTTCCGCTACAAGCAGGCAAAGGAAATTGCTGAGAACCTTGTGGACTTACACATGCGCCTCATCGCCATTCGACTGCAAACAGAGCAAGAAATCACGTTTACTTTATTTAATACACTGCCTTCAAAGCGTTCTGAAGTTATTGAAGTTGAAACCTTTATCACAGAACGTCCTTTTACACTAAAAGATGCCAATGGAAAAACGCTTCACTACACAGTGAAAAACAAAACCGATGTCACAGATTATGTGTTGGCACAGCAAATTTCTCTTAACCCAAGTAAAGATGTGTACATGCCAAAACAAGTATGGAAAGCTGTTCTGCTGATTGAAGCCGCCGACTTACCGTCCGTTGGTTATACACAAGTCAGCATGGTTTTCGATGAATCAAGCGAATCTGCATGGGAACAAACAGAAGAACATGCGATTGAAAATACGTATTACCGCATTGCGGCAAATGACAACGGATCGCTGGAGATCACAGATAAACAAACAGGCCGGACATTCTCTGAGCAAATGATCTTTGAAGACAATGGAGACGATGGGGATTCCTACAACTATTCCCCGCCGCGTGAGGATCTGTATGTGTCATCCAAGGATCTTTCATCAGCAGACATCACAGTGTCTAAAAGCGGCCTGCAAGAAGAGCTCACCGTCCAGCTTACTCTTACTGTCCCATATGACTTAGAAGAGCGCTCTCAGCAATCAGTCACGACTTCACTCCCGATTACAGTGAAGGTAGCATTAAATAAAGATGAGCCTGTCATCCGTTTTCATGTCGATGTCGACAATCATGCGTTAGACCATCGTCTGCGTGTCCTCTTTGATACAGGCATCGCATCAAAGGTATCACTGAGCGATCAGCAGTTTGGAACCATCGAACGCCCGACAGAGCTCACGCAAGAGCTTGAATGGTGGAGCAATGAGCATTGGGAAGAAAAACCGATCACCATTGAACCGATGCAATCCTTTACTGCACTTCGTGATGAAGCATATGGTGTCGCTCTATTGACGGACTGCGTGAGAGAATACCAGATCACAGGAGAAAGCTACACAACGATTGCGTATACGCTTTTCCGCTGTTTCGGAAAAATGGGTAAAGAAAATCTTCTTTACCGTCCAGGACGCGCATCTGGTGAAAAAATTGTTGAGACACCTGACGCTCAGCTACAAGGTGCACTGTCGTTCTCATTTGGCATGCACTATAGCAAGAATGCTGTCAGCGAGGGACACTTAGCGCAGCTTGCCAAGCGGTATACAACCCCAGTTCAATGCTACGAACGGGCAGACTTTTTAAACGGTCGTTTAATTTTCTCTTTCCGAGATGAAAAAGAAGACTTACAATCTACTTATAGCCTGCTTGACATTGAGACAGACGGAGCCATTCTAAGCGCTCTGAAAAAAGAAGAGCATGGAACAGGCATTGTCATCCGTCTCTTCAATCCATTTTTAACGCGTCAAACAGCCGCTTCAATCAATAGTTCACCTCTACAGCACGGAGAAACAGCGAATTTAGGCGAAACACCTGAAGGACATATACTCAAAGCACAACATGGATCATTACACATTGAACCGCTCACACCTTGTCAGGTACAAACCTACATTGTAAAGAAAAAATGA
- the mmuM gene encoding homocysteine S-methyltransferase, which yields MNPIQSRLQAHAPLILDGALATELERKGCNLNDSLWSAKILIEQPELIQQVHLDYFKAGADCATTASYQTTIDGFAEKGYSKEEAIELMKRSVTLAKEARDLFWQDEARRKGRTKPFVAGSVGPFGAYLSDGSEYKGNYGLTEQTLIDFHRPRIQALVEAGADILACETIPCLIEATAIAKLLQDEFNGVSAWITFSAKDDLHISEGDLLRECVQALEPYEQIAAVGVNCTPPQFISSLIQEMKKGTSKPIVVYPNSGELYDPEEKVWSGDTLQHTFGECAHQWYQDGAHIIGGCCRTTPEDITDILKLTTA from the coding sequence ATGAATCCTATTCAAAGCCGTTTACAAGCTCACGCACCTTTAATTTTAGACGGTGCACTTGCAACAGAGCTTGAACGAAAGGGCTGCAATTTAAACGACAGTTTATGGTCAGCCAAAATACTGATTGAACAGCCAGAATTGATTCAGCAAGTACACTTGGATTACTTCAAAGCCGGAGCTGACTGTGCCACAACAGCGAGCTACCAAACAACGATTGATGGCTTCGCTGAAAAAGGCTATTCAAAAGAAGAAGCCATTGAACTAATGAAACGATCTGTCACTTTAGCAAAAGAGGCACGCGATCTTTTTTGGCAGGATGAAGCGCGTCGTAAAGGGCGGACAAAACCATTTGTTGCAGGATCTGTGGGGCCATTCGGCGCTTATTTATCTGATGGTTCAGAATATAAAGGGAATTATGGACTCACAGAGCAGACACTCATTGATTTTCATAGACCAAGGATTCAGGCATTAGTAGAAGCTGGTGCAGATATTCTTGCGTGTGAAACGATCCCTTGTCTCATTGAAGCAACGGCCATTGCAAAGCTGCTGCAAGATGAATTCAATGGTGTATCTGCTTGGATTACATTCAGCGCGAAGGACGACCTTCATATTAGTGAAGGAGATTTGCTCAGAGAATGTGTACAAGCACTGGAACCTTATGAACAGATCGCTGCTGTGGGTGTAAACTGTACGCCGCCGCAATTTATCTCTTCTCTCATTCAAGAGATGAAAAAGGGGACGAGCAAACCGATTGTCGTGTATCCAAACTCAGGGGAATTATATGATCCTGAAGAAAAGGTATGGAGCGGAGATACGCTTCAGCATACATTTGGTGAATGTGCGCATCAATGGTATCAAGACGGCGCGCATATCATCGGCGGCTGCTGCCGGACGACCCCAGAAGATATCACGGACATCTTAAAACTTACCACAGCATAG
- a CDS encoding YitT family protein, with amino-acid sequence MKKCVKDIAMILIGSFLFAAAVNMFVIPLEFGEGGVTGLSIIFYYLFEIAPWLTNLVFNAILLLVGYKYLDKKTTIYTVVAVASNSLFLHLTTTWVVNVHELIIGAIFAGIIIGIGIGLVLRAGGTTAGSAILGRIANKYLDWNVSYAILFFDLIVVFASYFIIGAEKLMFTIVMLYVATKVMDFVIEGLNTKKAVTIISSCKDDIAEEINHTLDRGVTILNGRGHYSKESKEILYAVIQKQELMRLKKIIKKIDRDAFVVVHDVRDVFGEGFVNI; translated from the coding sequence TTGAAAAAATGTGTAAAAGATATCGCAATGATTCTAATTGGTTCTTTTTTATTTGCCGCCGCAGTGAACATGTTTGTCATTCCGCTTGAATTTGGTGAAGGCGGTGTAACGGGGCTGTCCATCATTTTCTATTATTTGTTTGAAATTGCACCATGGCTGACGAACCTAGTGTTTAATGCCATTCTGCTGCTTGTGGGGTATAAATATTTGGACAAGAAGACGACGATTTATACTGTGGTTGCCGTCGCAAGTAACTCCCTATTTTTACACCTGACCACAACATGGGTCGTGAATGTTCACGAATTGATCATTGGGGCCATTTTCGCAGGAATCATTATCGGAATTGGGATTGGTCTTGTGCTAAGAGCAGGCGGTACAACGGCGGGTTCTGCCATACTCGGAAGAATTGCCAACAAGTATTTAGACTGGAACGTGAGCTACGCCATCTTGTTCTTTGATCTGATCGTCGTATTTGCTTCCTACTTTATTATTGGTGCGGAAAAATTAATGTTCACGATTGTGATGCTGTACGTGGCGACAAAGGTGATGGACTTCGTGATAGAAGGGCTTAACACGAAAAAGGCAGTGACGATCATTTCTTCATGCAAAGATGATATTGCCGAAGAAATCAATCACACCTTGGATCGAGGCGTGACGATTTTAAACGGACGCGGTCATTATTCAAAGGAATCGAAGGAAATTCTCTATGCAGTCATTCAAAAACAAGAGCTTATGCGTCTAAAGAAAATCATTAAGAAAATTGATCGAGACGCATTCGTTGTTGTCCATGACGTGCGTGATGTGTTCGGAGAAGGATTTGTGAATATATAA
- the mmuP gene encoding S-methylmethionine permease codes for MEQAKDQSQQYQRKMTSRHLFMLSLGGVIGTGLFLSSGYTINQAGPAGTILAYLVGALIVYLVMLCLGELSVAMPVTGAFHTYATKYIGPGTGYTVAWLYWLTWTVALGSEFTAAGLLMQRWFPDTSVWMWSGVFALLIFLLNAFTVKFFAESEFWFSSIKVMAIILFIILGGAAMFGLIPLKGGEAAPFLSNFTGEGGLFPNGFLPILMTMLAVNFAFSGTELIGIAAGESVNPDETIPRAIRTTVLRLVLFFVGTIVVLAGLIPVEEAGVIKSPFVVVFDRIGIPYAADFMNFVILTAILSAANSGLYASSRMLWSLSEERTLPKKLAKLTSKGIPLNALILSMIGGILSLFSSVIAPETVYLVLVSISGLAVVIVWMGIAASQFMFRKRFLQEGGQLHDLSFRTPLYPVVPIAAFFLCLASVIGIAFDPNQRIALICGIPFIALCYAAYYVTALIQKKREEPGV; via the coding sequence ATGGAACAAGCAAAAGATCAGTCACAACAATATCAACGAAAAATGACGAGCCGCCACCTGTTCATGCTTTCTCTAGGCGGCGTCATTGGAACAGGGCTCTTTTTAAGCTCTGGGTATACCATCAATCAAGCAGGACCCGCGGGGACGATCCTTGCCTATCTTGTCGGGGCATTAATTGTGTACCTCGTGATGCTCTGTTTAGGTGAGCTGTCTGTGGCAATGCCGGTTACAGGGGCCTTTCATACGTATGCAACAAAATATATTGGACCCGGCACAGGCTACACAGTCGCTTGGCTCTACTGGCTGACATGGACAGTCGCGCTCGGATCGGAATTTACAGCGGCAGGGCTTTTAATGCAGCGGTGGTTCCCGGACACATCGGTTTGGATGTGGAGCGGTGTCTTTGCTCTTCTTATCTTTTTACTCAATGCTTTTACAGTGAAGTTTTTTGCAGAATCAGAGTTTTGGTTTTCCAGCATTAAAGTAATGGCTATTATTCTCTTTATTATTCTTGGCGGAGCTGCGATGTTTGGCTTGATTCCGTTAAAAGGCGGTGAGGCCGCTCCGTTCCTTTCTAACTTCACCGGGGAAGGCGGTCTTTTCCCAAACGGCTTTTTACCGATTTTAATGACGATGCTTGCCGTCAATTTCGCTTTTTCAGGTACGGAGTTAATTGGGATTGCTGCGGGTGAAAGCGTCAATCCTGACGAGACCATTCCAAGAGCGATTCGCACAACCGTACTGCGTCTTGTCTTGTTTTTCGTTGGAACGATCGTGGTCTTAGCCGGCTTGATCCCAGTGGAAGAAGCTGGGGTGATCAAAAGTCCATTTGTTGTGGTGTTTGATCGCATCGGGATTCCATATGCCGCAGATTTCATGAATTTTGTCATTTTGACAGCGATCTTATCTGCCGCAAACTCTGGACTATACGCGTCATCCCGTATGCTCTGGTCACTTTCTGAGGAACGGACACTGCCTAAGAAACTGGCGAAGCTGACATCTAAAGGAATTCCTTTGAACGCACTGATTTTAAGTATGATCGGTGGGATTCTTTCTTTGTTCTCAAGTGTCATCGCACCAGAAACGGTATACCTTGTCCTTGTTTCGATCTCTGGACTGGCCGTTGTGATCGTGTGGATGGGGATTGCTGCCTCACAATTTATGTTTCGGAAACGTTTTTTACAGGAAGGCGGACAGCTCCATGATCTTTCCTTTCGAACTCCGCTCTATCCAGTGGTTCCGATTGCTGCCTTCTTCCTGTGTCTTGCCTCTGTGATTGGCATTGCCTTTGATCCAAATCAGCGGATTGCCCTTATCTGCGGCATTCCTTTCATCGCGCTCTGCTATGCTGCCTATTATGTGACAGCTTTGATTCAGAAAAAACGTGAAGAACCTGGTGTATAA